A stretch of the Planctomycetota bacterium genome encodes the following:
- a CDS encoding SLC13 family permease, translating into MDPHAWLTISVIAAAVVAMASNRIGPDTAMLGALAALLVAGVFRSPADAFRGYADPSVIMIAALFVVAAGLTETGAMHWMATRLLGRPSTPAGAIARLSIPVAGMSATMNNTPIVAMAMPIVSAWARRARLSPSVLFMPLSFAAILGGMCTLIGTSTNVLLDEQYMKYIADAGTAARLQDQFGLETPGTLERFWRVAVVGLPAAVAGIAFMALFASRLVPKRRPVDDGDGEREYTLEMRIEPGSAIDGKTVEQAQLRHLPGLFLASIERNGEVIPAVGPDEVLRGGDVLVFAGILDSVVDLLNIRGLVPATDQVKKVEAPWANRAVVEAVISPSSPLCQQSIRQAQFRTRFNAAVIAVHRVGRRVEGKIGDIVLQPGDTLLLSTHRGFVSAFRNSRHFYLVSGVEEARVVRHDRAWVALIILGILVASLALPLAPALNWLFATLGWAVTASVTPVSAAVGCAVLMVLTRCVTGTVARRSLDWQVILVIGAAIGLGEAMRQSGAATGLADAILGLGLGPYGLLLAVILITVLLTQVINNAAAAVIMFEISMQAAQDADLSPEPFLLGLMAAASASFLTPIGYQTNLMVTGPGGYRFLDFLRLGVPMTAIVTITAMVLVPLVFPFRPI; encoded by the coding sequence GTGGACCCGCACGCCTGGCTGACCATCTCGGTGATCGCGGCCGCCGTCGTGGCGATGGCCAGCAACCGCATCGGGCCCGATACCGCGATGCTCGGGGCGCTCGCGGCGCTCCTGGTCGCGGGCGTGTTCCGGAGCCCCGCCGACGCCTTCCGCGGCTACGCCGACCCGTCGGTGATCATGATCGCCGCCCTGTTCGTCGTGGCCGCCGGCCTGACCGAGACCGGCGCGATGCACTGGATGGCCACCCGGCTGCTGGGCCGTCCGTCCACGCCCGCGGGCGCGATCGCGCGGCTGTCGATCCCCGTCGCGGGCATGTCGGCGACGATGAACAACACGCCCATCGTGGCGATGGCGATGCCCATCGTGTCGGCCTGGGCTCGCCGCGCGCGCCTTAGCCCATCGGTGCTCTTCATGCCCCTCAGCTTCGCGGCCATCCTGGGCGGCATGTGCACGCTGATCGGCACCTCGACCAACGTGCTGCTCGACGAGCAGTACATGAAGTACATCGCCGATGCCGGCACCGCCGCGCGGCTGCAGGACCAATTCGGCCTCGAAACCCCCGGCACGCTCGAGCGGTTCTGGCGGGTCGCGGTCGTGGGCCTGCCCGCAGCCGTCGCCGGCATCGCGTTCATGGCGCTCTTCGCCTCGAGGCTGGTGCCGAAGCGGCGCCCCGTCGACGACGGCGACGGTGAGCGCGAGTACACGCTCGAGATGCGGATCGAGCCGGGGTCGGCCATCGACGGCAAGACCGTCGAGCAGGCCCAGCTGCGCCACCTGCCCGGGCTGTTCCTGGCGTCCATCGAGCGCAACGGCGAGGTCATCCCCGCCGTCGGCCCCGACGAGGTGCTCCGCGGCGGCGACGTGCTGGTCTTCGCGGGCATCCTCGATTCGGTGGTCGACCTGCTCAACATCCGCGGGCTCGTGCCCGCGACCGACCAGGTCAAGAAGGTCGAGGCGCCGTGGGCCAACCGCGCCGTGGTCGAAGCGGTGATCAGCCCATCGAGCCCGCTGTGCCAGCAGAGCATCCGCCAGGCCCAGTTCCGCACGCGGTTCAACGCCGCGGTCATCGCGGTGCACCGCGTGGGCAGGCGGGTCGAGGGCAAGATCGGCGACATCGTGCTCCAGCCCGGCGACACGCTGCTGCTCAGCACGCACCGCGGCTTCGTGTCGGCCTTCCGCAACTCGCGGCACTTCTACCTGGTGTCGGGCGTGGAGGAGGCCCGCGTGGTCCGCCACGACCGCGCGTGGGTCGCGCTGATCATCCTGGGCATCCTGGTCGCCTCGCTCGCGCTGCCGCTCGCGCCGGCCCTGAACTGGCTGTTCGCGACGCTGGGCTGGGCCGTCACCGCGAGCGTCACGCCCGTGTCAGCCGCGGTGGGCTGCGCCGTGCTGATGGTGCTCACCCGGTGCGTCACGGGCACCGTGGCGCGGCGGAGCCTGGACTGGCAGGTCATCCTCGTCATCGGCGCCGCCATCGGGCTGGGCGAGGCCATGCGGCAGAGCGGCGCCGCCACCGGCCTGGCCGACGCCATCCTGGGGCTGGGCCTGGGGCCCTACGGCCTGCTGCTGGCGGTGATCCTCATCACGGTGCTGCTCACCCAGGTCATCAACAACGCCGCCGCCGCCGTCATCATGTTCGAGATCAGCATGCAGGCCGCCCAGGACGCGGACCTCAGCCCCGAGCCCTTCCTGCTGGGGCTCATGGCGGCGGCCTCGGCCAGCTTCCTGACGCCCATCGGCTACCAGACCAACCTCATGGTCACCGGGCCCGGCGGCTACCGCTTCCTCGACTTCCTCCGCCTGGGCGTGCCCATGACCGCCATCGTCACCATCACCGCGATGGTGCTCGTGCCGCTGGTCTTCCCGTTCCGGCCCATCTAG
- a CDS encoding TerC family protein, whose product MLALLDVAEPASTATLFSAAGLAALAALVTLEIVLGIDNVVFLSILVERLPEEQQARARFLGLFFAMVMRLALLAVVGLILRLTGTAFEVFGHPFTWKDLVLLAGGLFLIYKAVKEIHKKLETDEEGELHAGARATFAGVLIQVLIMDAVFSLDSIITAVGMTQNQLIIAIAIVSSVVVMMIFARPIGRFIHHHPTTKMLALSFMLLIGVTLMIEGAGGHVGKGYIYAAMAFAILVEALNLLAGKASRKRAAAAGKIATVLPDPTSLRSGESGQAG is encoded by the coding sequence ATGCTGGCCCTGCTCGACGTCGCCGAACCGGCCTCCACCGCCACGCTGTTCTCGGCCGCGGGGCTCGCCGCGCTCGCCGCCCTGGTCACCCTCGAGATCGTGCTGGGCATCGACAACGTGGTGTTCCTGTCGATCCTGGTGGAGCGGCTGCCCGAGGAGCAGCAGGCCCGAGCCCGCTTCCTGGGCTTGTTCTTCGCGATGGTGATGCGGCTGGCGCTGCTGGCGGTCGTGGGCCTGATCCTGAGGCTCACGGGCACGGCCTTCGAGGTCTTCGGCCATCCGTTCACCTGGAAGGACCTGGTGCTGCTCGCGGGCGGCCTCTTCCTGATCTACAAGGCCGTCAAGGAGATCCACAAGAAGCTGGAGACCGACGAGGAGGGCGAACTGCACGCGGGCGCGAGGGCGACGTTCGCGGGCGTGCTCATCCAGGTGCTGATCATGGACGCGGTGTTCAGCCTGGATTCGATCATCACCGCCGTCGGCATGACCCAGAACCAACTGATCATCGCGATCGCCATCGTGTCGTCGGTGGTGGTGATGATGATCTTCGCCAGGCCCATCGGACGCTTCATCCACCACCACCCCACCACAAAGATGCTGGCGCTGTCCTTCATGCTGCTCATCGGCGTGACGCTGATGATCGAGGGCGCGGGCGGGCACGTGGGCAAGGGCTACATCTACGCGGCCATGGCCTTTGCCATCCTCGTCGAGGCGCTCAACCTGCTGGCGGGCAAGGCCAGCCGCAAGCGGGCGGCCGCCGCGGGCAAGATCGCCACCGTGCTGCCCGACCCCACGTCGCTGCGATCCGGCGAGAGCGGGCAGGCCGGCTAG
- a CDS encoding ABC transporter permease — protein MATGSLLDRKIEEELQGGKVGRIAAIRRSRSFRTFVRDKAAVVATCIIAVYISVALLIVGSQLAAGLASRVGLDLSDTLLVRELSLDASLQRVGPDGLPGFFETAEINDRLAQVDFYVDRVARALDRSDPQTALDAIEFAERTVVDEPVDDVRARVATIRDEIIQINEGTYADREVALDDIAFGREDLKEASDEAEREELLEEIAQAQDDLEVAEAALLAEIAELEASVDELLPVPGGVAGVLYDARVLLGTDKQGRSILWRAIYSIRVATQVGLVSAIIAVCVGAALGAAGGFFGGWVDHAVVWLYSTLSSVPYIVLLTVVAFVFSSMELAVPFTGGTKVSQTLIPMYVAFGVTFWIAPCRQIRGEAIKIRSLDYVQSATSVGAGRLYILRRHIIPNVLFLVFINFSLIFIGAIKSEVILSFLGIGVQGQPSWGVMISESKSEVLNGFFWQIGTATAFMFGLVLAFNVFSDALQDAFDPKHAR, from the coding sequence GTGGCCACCGGATCACTGCTGGACCGCAAGATCGAGGAAGAGCTGCAGGGCGGCAAGGTCGGCCGCATCGCCGCCATCCGCCGTTCGCGGTCGTTCCGCACCTTCGTCCGGGACAAGGCCGCCGTCGTCGCGACCTGCATCATCGCGGTCTACATCAGCGTGGCGCTGCTCATCGTCGGCTCCCAGCTCGCCGCGGGCCTCGCGAGCAGGGTCGGCCTCGATCTCTCGGACACACTGCTCGTCCGCGAGCTCTCGCTGGACGCCTCGCTGCAGCGCGTCGGCCCCGACGGCCTGCCGGGCTTCTTCGAGACCGCCGAGATCAACGATCGCCTCGCGCAGGTCGACTTCTATGTGGACCGCGTGGCTCGCGCGCTCGATCGGAGCGATCCGCAGACCGCATTGGACGCGATCGAGTTCGCCGAGCGGACGGTGGTCGACGAACCGGTGGACGACGTCCGCGCCCGGGTAGCAACGATCCGGGACGAGATCATCCAGATCAACGAGGGCACCTACGCCGACCGCGAGGTCGCCCTCGACGACATCGCCTTCGGCCGCGAGGACCTCAAGGAGGCCAGCGACGAGGCCGAGCGCGAGGAGCTGCTCGAGGAGATCGCGCAGGCCCAGGACGATCTCGAAGTGGCCGAGGCCGCCCTGCTCGCCGAGATCGCCGAGCTCGAGGCCAGCGTGGACGAGCTGCTGCCCGTGCCCGGCGGCGTCGCCGGCGTGCTCTACGACGCCCGCGTGCTGCTGGGCACCGACAAGCAGGGCCGATCGATCCTGTGGCGGGCGATCTACTCCATCCGCGTCGCGACGCAGGTGGGGCTGGTGTCGGCGATCATCGCGGTGTGCGTGGGCGCGGCCCTCGGCGCGGCCGGCGGCTTCTTCGGCGGCTGGGTCGACCACGCCGTCGTCTGGCTCTACTCCACGCTGTCGAGCGTGCCCTACATCGTGCTGCTCACCGTCGTGGCCTTCGTGTTCAGCTCGATGGAGCTCGCCGTCCCGTTCACCGGCGGCACCAAGGTCAGCCAGACGCTCATCCCGATGTACGTGGCCTTCGGCGTGACGTTCTGGATCGCGCCCTGCCGCCAGATCCGCGGCGAGGCCATCAAGATCCGCTCGCTGGACTACGTGCAGAGCGCAACGTCGGTCGGGGCGGGCCGGCTGTACATCCTCCGCCGGCACATCATCCCAAACGTCCTCTTCCTCGTGTTCATCAACTTCTCGCTGATCTTCATCGGGGCGATCAAGAGCGAGGTGATCCTCAGCTTCCTGGGCATCGGCGTGCAGGGCCAGCCCAGCTGGGGCGTGATGATCAGCGAATCCAAGAGCGAGGTGCTCAACGGCTTCTTCTGGCAGATCGGCACCGCGACCGCCTTCATGTTCGGGCTCGTGCTGGCCTTCAACGTCTTCAGCGACGCCCTGCAGGACGCCTTCGACCCCAAGCACGCCCGCTAG
- a CDS encoding ABC transporter permease subunit: MWAYVLRKLLYNIPVYMGVILFLMILLRLTDPVTAYLGKFPTYDEYKTKRTDFGLDRPLLGDWQVGGREWTRRDGGVGGSHLAKGRGTGKSWVQWTLNLEPGQYDLFVSWPGEIDDQGIERSLGESGLVWVRLLNGSADGGEPTAIRTASVDQTRPADDAVVDGVGWATLGSVRVGTDPLIVRLLDDSSGGVLADALRVVPEAAGEGGAGDTIVLDAGEDAAGVEMQSDPWTFGGFVASFWDNQYRRKLWSIIRFDFEQRSWAVQSQKVGEIIASSIVPSMSVTLPVLLMSTSISVCVGLFASFNRGKPIDRGVMFVAVLGMSISYLVYVIVGQYIGAAWPDKAFGIEFFATFGYDPVFPAWGEVQEELQRKGVEDPSVVRTTLSWVNTAGYNWRHFCLLPVIIGVIVAMGYDTRFYRAVMVEECNKDYIRTARAKGASNRRVMFRHMLRNALIPIITRVMISLPFVIMGSLLVEIYFGIPGLGQQLYTAITAKDFPVVEAITALLAALFIITNILTDVLYAIVDPRVTLK; this comes from the coding sequence ATGTGGGCATACGTACTACGCAAGCTGCTCTACAACATCCCCGTGTACATGGGGGTGATCCTCTTTCTCATGATCCTGCTGAGGCTCACCGATCCGGTGACCGCCTACCTGGGCAAGTTCCCCACCTACGACGAGTACAAGACCAAGCGCACCGACTTCGGCCTCGATAGGCCGCTGCTGGGCGACTGGCAGGTCGGCGGACGCGAGTGGACGCGGCGCGACGGCGGCGTCGGCGGCTCGCACCTGGCCAAGGGCAGGGGCACCGGCAAGAGCTGGGTCCAGTGGACGCTCAACCTCGAGCCGGGCCAGTACGACCTGTTCGTCTCCTGGCCCGGCGAGATCGACGATCAGGGCATCGAGCGCTCGCTGGGCGAATCGGGCCTCGTCTGGGTCCGGCTGCTCAACGGGTCGGCCGACGGCGGCGAGCCCACCGCCATCCGCACCGCCTCGGTCGACCAGACCAGGCCCGCCGACGACGCCGTCGTCGACGGCGTGGGTTGGGCGACGCTCGGCAGCGTCCGCGTTGGCACCGATCCGCTGATCGTCCGCCTGCTGGACGACAGCAGCGGCGGCGTGCTGGCAGATGCCCTCCGCGTTGTGCCGGAGGCCGCCGGAGAAGGGGGCGCAGGCGACACGATCGTCCTGGATGCCGGCGAGGACGCCGCGGGCGTCGAGATGCAGAGCGACCCCTGGACGTTCGGCGGATTCGTCGCCAGCTTCTGGGACAACCAGTACCGCCGCAAGCTGTGGAGCATCATCCGCTTTGACTTCGAGCAGCGGAGCTGGGCGGTCCAGTCGCAGAAGGTCGGCGAGATCATCGCCTCGTCCATCGTGCCCAGCATGTCGGTCACGCTGCCGGTGCTGCTGATGAGCACCAGCATCTCGGTGTGCGTGGGCCTCTTCGCGTCGTTCAACCGCGGCAAGCCCATCGACCGCGGCGTCATGTTCGTCGCCGTGCTGGGCATGAGCATCAGCTACCTGGTCTACGTCATCGTGGGCCAGTACATCGGGGCGGCCTGGCCCGACAAGGCCTTCGGCATCGAGTTCTTCGCCACCTTCGGCTACGACCCGGTCTTCCCGGCCTGGGGCGAGGTGCAGGAGGAACTGCAACGCAAGGGCGTCGAGGATCCGAGCGTCGTGCGGACCACGCTGTCGTGGGTGAACACGGCCGGATACAACTGGAGGCACTTCTGCCTGCTGCCGGTGATCATCGGCGTGATCGTGGCGATGGGCTACGACACCCGCTTCTACCGCGCCGTCATGGTCGAGGAGTGCAACAAGGACTACATCCGCACCGCCCGTGCCAAGGGCGCCAGCAACCGGCGGGTGATGTTCCGTCACATGCTCCGCAACGCGCTGATCCCCATCATCACCCGCGTGATGATCTCGCTGCCCTTCGTCATCATGGGGTCGCTGCTGGTGGAGATCTACTTCGGCATTCCGGGACTAGGCCAGCAGCTCTACACCGCCATCACCGCGAAGGACTTCCCGGTGGTCGAGGCCATCACCGCGCTGCTGGCGGCGCTGTTCATCATCACCAACATCCTGACCGACGTGCTGTACGCCATCGTGGACCCGCGGGTCACGCTGAAGTAG